In a single window of the Thermotoga sp. KOL6 genome:
- a CDS encoding heavy-metal-associated domain-containing protein: MRYVLSVPDISCNHCKMRISKALEEIGVDDYEVNVEEKKVIVETNDLDKVLRKLEEIDYPVESYTEA, encoded by the coding sequence ATGAGATATGTGTTGAGCGTGCCGGATATCTCTTGTAATCATTGTAAGATGAGAATTTCTAAGGCGTTGGAGGAAATCGGTGTGGATGATTACGAGGTGAACGTTGAAGAGAAAAAGGTTATCGTTGAAACCAACGATCTCGATAAAGTTTTGAGAAAGCTCGAAGAGATTGATTATCCTGTCGAAAGTTATACGGAAGCTTGA
- a CDS encoding TRAP transporter small permease, producing the protein MKKFDEMLLKFEKHSAKVLLLVMIVLVFSSGIARFLKHPINWAVDFSTFLFGWACFFAVDVAWRENKMMSVDILVKRFSNRTQKIIRLANYIIILAFVVYLIIWGFYLSYKTRYRTFVGMPNFSYTWVTLSIPVGGILLFRTTILKIIAEFRDNKKEAK; encoded by the coding sequence GTGAAAAAATTCGATGAAATGCTTCTGAAATTTGAAAAACACTCCGCAAAAGTATTACTCTTAGTGATGATTGTTCTGGTTTTCTCCTCTGGAATTGCAAGGTTTTTGAAGCATCCCATAAACTGGGCGGTGGACTTCAGTACTTTTTTATTCGGTTGGGCATGTTTTTTTGCGGTGGATGTTGCTTGGCGAGAAAACAAGATGATGTCTGTGGATATTCTGGTAAAACGTTTTTCTAACAGAACGCAAAAGATTATAAGGCTCGCAAATTACATAATTATCCTGGCGTTTGTTGTTTACCTCATCATATGGGGGTTCTACCTCTCCTATAAAACTAGATACAGAACTTTCGTTGGGATGCCGAATTTTAGTTACACATGGGTTACTCTGAGTATACCGGTTGGCGGAATACTCCTCTTTAGGACCACAATTCTGAAGATAATCGCAGAATTCAGAGACAACAAGAAGGAGGCAAAGTGA
- a CDS encoding SHOCT domain-containing protein, producing the protein MMVFWAVILVVLFVLLFRWIEGNRTHERDAGNQRAIELLKERLARGEISEEEYERLRRRLED; encoded by the coding sequence ATGATGGTATTTTGGGCAGTGATTTTGGTGGTTTTGTTTGTCCTTTTATTCAGATGGATCGAAGGTAATCGAACGCATGAAAGAGATGCTGGAAATCAAAGAGCCATCGAACTTTTGAAAGAGAGACTTGCTCGTGGAGAAATTTCGGAGGAAGAGTACGAAAGGCTCAGAAGGAGGTTGGAGGATTAA
- a CDS encoding YHS domain-containing protein, translating into MKVKDPVCGMKIEKEEAVERVEYMGKEYFFCSKECAEKFRDDPERYAHQGKPRGHGCCH; encoded by the coding sequence ATGAAAGTGAAAGATCCTGTCTGTGGAATGAAAATCGAAAAGGAAGAGGCTGTAGAACGGGTAGAATACATGGGAAAGGAATATTTCTTCTGTTCGAAAGAATGTGCTGAAAAATTCAGAGATGATCCAGAAAGATACGCACACCAAGGAAAACCACGTGGTCATGGTTGTTGTCATTAA
- a CDS encoding class I SAM-dependent methyltransferase → MSVAKKYDKFSRFYDKVESFFEKKYLSHFRKKLFEKLEGGKILEVGIGTGKNLPYYPDHVEIVGIDVSEGMLKICEEKLKSYPEKHVKLLRADVQNLPFEDESFDCVVSTFVFCTVPDPLKGLKELRRVLKTSGKVYFLEHMRSEKWYINLILFFMNIFTKSLLGTSMLRKTDENIRMAGFAIEEEEFLLKDVVRLIVAKKEV, encoded by the coding sequence ATGAGTGTGGCAAAAAAATATGACAAGTTTTCAAGATTTTACGATAAAGTCGAAAGCTTTTTTGAGAAGAAATATCTCTCCCATTTTCGTAAAAAACTCTTCGAAAAGTTGGAGGGAGGGAAAATTCTCGAAGTTGGCATAGGTACCGGAAAGAACCTACCTTATTATCCGGACCATGTGGAAATAGTAGGGATCGATGTGAGCGAAGGCATGTTGAAAATATGCGAAGAGAAATTGAAAAGTTATCCAGAAAAGCATGTAAAACTCCTCAGAGCGGATGTTCAAAATCTACCATTTGAAGATGAAAGTTTCGATTGTGTTGTTTCTACGTTCGTTTTCTGTACGGTACCCGATCCTTTGAAAGGTTTGAAAGAATTAAGAAGGGTTCTCAAAACATCTGGCAAGGTGTATTTCCTCGAACATATGAGAAGTGAAAAATGGTACATCAACTTGATACTTTTTTTCATGAATATATTCACAAAATCATTGCTGGGAACGAGCATGCTCAGAAAGACCGATGAGAACATAAGAATGGCGGGCTTTGCCATAGAGGAAGAGGAATTTCTTTTGAAGGATGTGGTGCGCTTGATAGTTGCTAAAAAGGAGGTGTGA
- a CDS encoding ThuA domain-containing protein, translating into MKIFAFLGDKYHDHDLYLETLQNVLEKGIIYDYSPNKFYEIRKLPNLVVIGRWNLIDENKPWLEEKEIKLLEGYIRSGGKLFAWHSGLAHFPESYNRLVGGRFIHHPPQKKVRYYGERVEFVLADEQYFIELRSDVEIFLWSESEDGKTVAGWKRRFFEGEILALTPAHNEGLKDGKFRIFLKRVLKDFLQASV; encoded by the coding sequence ATGAAAATTTTTGCTTTTCTTGGAGACAAATATCACGATCACGACCTTTATTTGGAAACTCTTCAAAATGTTTTGGAAAAAGGTATCATCTACGATTACTCGCCAAACAAATTCTATGAAATACGGAAGCTACCGAACTTGGTTGTTATAGGAAGATGGAACCTCATCGATGAAAATAAACCATGGTTAGAAGAGAAGGAAATAAAACTTTTGGAAGGATACATCAGATCCGGTGGAAAACTTTTTGCCTGGCATTCGGGTCTTGCCCACTTTCCAGAGAGTTACAACAGGTTAGTGGGGGGAAGATTCATCCATCATCCCCCACAGAAGAAAGTGAGATACTACGGAGAAAGGGTTGAATTTGTACTCGCGGATGAACAATATTTTATCGAGCTTAGATCGGATGTAGAAATATTTCTCTGGAGTGAATCAGAGGATGGAAAAACCGTTGCAGGATGGAAGAGGAGATTTTTTGAAGGTGAAATATTGGCCCTCACTCCTGCTCACAATGAGGGCCTTAAAGATGGAAAATTTCGAATTTTTTTGAAAAGGGTTTTGAAAGATTTTCTTCAAGCTTCCGTATAA
- a CDS encoding MurR/RpiR family transcriptional regulator, translating into MDVIQTIREKYEEFTKAEKRIADVVLENPRSIIESSISDLSKRAGVKSEASIVKFYKKLGLSSFQQFKVLLAQSISRAPLEIVYEDVSDEDDTKVVTEKIFKATVRAILDTLDSLDVASVERAVELFKNARRIIFVGFAASAAVAFDAFHKFTRIGKNCLFSNDEHIVATILATATPDDLLVTISHTGETISIVNFAKKAKSLRIPVVAITGNKKSTLSKYSDVVLVTNTKETKIRTDAMTSRIVQLVILDTIYTLLAARDPRAIENLNKSRLAVSELKY; encoded by the coding sequence ATGGACGTTATCCAAACAATTAGAGAAAAGTATGAGGAATTTACCAAAGCGGAAAAACGTATAGCAGACGTTGTTCTTGAAAATCCAAGAAGTATCATAGAAAGTTCTATCAGTGATTTGAGTAAGAGGGCAGGAGTAAAAAGTGAAGCATCTATTGTGAAGTTCTATAAAAAGTTGGGTTTGAGCAGTTTCCAGCAATTTAAGGTGTTACTCGCACAGAGCATCTCTCGCGCCCCCCTAGAGATAGTTTACGAGGATGTTTCTGATGAAGATGACACGAAGGTCGTCACTGAAAAGATATTCAAAGCCACAGTGAGGGCGATTTTGGATACTTTAGATTCTTTGGATGTTGCCTCTGTAGAAAGAGCAGTAGAGTTGTTCAAAAATGCTAGAAGAATCATATTTGTGGGCTTTGCTGCTTCTGCTGCCGTTGCTTTTGATGCATTTCATAAGTTCACCCGAATAGGAAAGAATTGCTTGTTTTCTAACGATGAACACATTGTAGCCACCATACTCGCAACAGCTACTCCTGACGATCTTCTCGTCACCATCTCGCACACCGGTGAGACGATTTCTATCGTGAATTTTGCTAAAAAGGCGAAAAGTCTGAGGATACCTGTTGTTGCAATAACTGGCAATAAGAAGTCTACTCTTTCAAAGTATTCCGATGTTGTCCTCGTTACAAACACCAAAGAAACCAAGATAAGAACTGATGCTATGACGTCGAGAATAGTGCAACTCGTAATCCTCGATACGATATACACACTTCTCGCTGCAAGAGATCCACGAGCTATAGAAAATCTTAACAAGAGCAGGTTAGCGGTCTCGGAGCTCAAGTATTGA
- a CDS encoding TRAP transporter large permease subunit — protein sequence MVIVLIAFAVFLILGMPVAFAIGISGFLWFLQHPELPITIPIQRLLSQTVNFTLLAIPMFIVAGNVMNSAGVTRRLLDFASTLVGHMRGGLGQVSAVLSTLMGGVSGSSIADAAMETRMLGPEMLRRGYPRGFAVAVNVWTSLITPIIPPGIAFIIYGTIGQVSIGRLFAAGIGPGLLLMIVYMITIWFVAKRLNLAPEREKKASTGEIMRSLGKSIWALIFPILLIIGLRGGLFTPSEVGSFAVLYGIFVGFIIHREMSFRVLYWETLENSLGDIGSVMFILSMSSIFGYGMIWERIPEKLAEFLLGITSNPNLLMIMISIFLVFAGLFVDATALILMLTAILLPVARHVGIDPVHFGLVFILSAAMGNQTPPVGASMYAGCSVLGATLEEYIRASWPFLVVTVIAILIVIFFPQIVLFIPNLIFG from the coding sequence ATGGTAATAGTACTGATTGCTTTTGCCGTTTTCTTGATTTTAGGAATGCCCGTTGCTTTCGCTATAGGAATATCGGGATTTCTCTGGTTTCTTCAGCATCCCGAACTTCCTATAACCATACCCATTCAAAGATTGCTGTCGCAGACAGTGAACTTCACTTTACTCGCGATTCCCATGTTCATAGTGGCTGGAAATGTGATGAATTCAGCTGGGGTGACGAGGCGCCTTCTCGATTTTGCTTCGACGCTCGTCGGTCACATGAGAGGTGGACTCGGTCAAGTTTCGGCGGTTCTTTCCACGTTGATGGGAGGGGTTTCGGGTTCCAGTATAGCGGACGCAGCGATGGAAACAAGAATGCTTGGACCTGAAATGTTGAGGAGAGGTTATCCCAGGGGATTTGCAGTGGCCGTAAATGTATGGACGTCTTTGATCACACCGATCATACCTCCTGGAATTGCGTTCATCATCTATGGAACGATTGGTCAGGTTTCGATCGGTAGACTCTTTGCAGCAGGTATTGGACCAGGGCTTCTTCTGATGATTGTTTACATGATCACCATCTGGTTTGTAGCAAAGCGGTTGAATCTTGCACCAGAAAGGGAAAAAAAGGCTTCAACTGGTGAAATAATGAGATCTTTAGGAAAAAGCATTTGGGCGCTCATTTTCCCTATTTTGTTAATTATAGGTCTCAGGGGAGGCCTCTTTACACCTTCAGAAGTAGGATCTTTTGCTGTGTTATATGGAATATTTGTAGGATTTATTATCCATAGAGAGATGTCATTTAGGGTTCTCTATTGGGAAACTCTTGAAAATTCTCTTGGGGACATAGGTAGTGTAATGTTTATTCTGTCGATGTCTTCCATTTTCGGTTATGGAATGATTTGGGAAAGAATCCCTGAAAAGTTGGCTGAATTTTTACTTGGTATCACTAGCAATCCGAACTTGTTGATGATTATGATATCTATTTTCTTGGTATTCGCTGGATTGTTTGTAGATGCCACCGCTCTCATCCTCATGCTCACAGCCATTTTACTTCCTGTTGCGAGACATGTGGGAATAGATCCTGTTCATTTTGGATTGGTTTTCATTCTCTCCGCTGCGATGGGGAATCAAACTCCGCCTGTCGGAGCATCGATGTACGCAGGATGTTCTGTCCTTGGTGCCACGTTAGAAGAATACATTAGAGCGTCTTGGCCTTTCTTGGTAGTTACTGTGATCGCTATACTCATTGTTATTTTCTTCCCACAGATTGTTCTCTTCATACCGAATCTCATCTTCGGATAA
- a CDS encoding phosphoglycerate dehydrogenase, translating into MKKRILVVTRTFGKYSRDPIDFLEREGFEVIKVDRIDAKALKGVDALIVGTHPVTAEMIESSDLKIIAKHGVGVDNIDLETATNKGIPVTITTGANSLSVAELTIAFAFALSRGLIWAHNMLFYERKWESIVGQEIAGKVLGVVGFGAIGREVVKKATCLGMKVLVYDPFVSKDSIRLYEAIPVDELDQLLKESDIVSLHVPLNEDTRNMIGERELNLMKRSAFLINTSRGGLVDEAALVKALKEGRIAGAALDVFQEEPPDPNSPLFECPNLIVTAHIGAHTKEAIYRMNMMAAQSVAEFFKGKVPKHIVNKEVVDILKRKGYQEAS; encoded by the coding sequence ATGAAGAAAAGAATCTTGGTTGTTACACGCACTTTTGGAAAATATTCTCGTGATCCAATAGATTTTCTTGAAAGAGAAGGCTTCGAAGTGATAAAAGTTGATAGGATAGATGCCAAGGCTTTGAAGGGAGTTGATGCGCTTATAGTGGGAACTCATCCTGTAACAGCGGAAATGATAGAGAGCTCCGATCTCAAAATAATAGCGAAACACGGTGTGGGTGTGGATAACATAGATCTTGAAACGGCTACAAATAAAGGAATACCGGTTACCATTACAACTGGGGCGAACTCACTTTCCGTTGCAGAACTTACCATAGCTTTTGCATTTGCTCTGAGCAGGGGGTTGATATGGGCTCATAACATGCTGTTTTATGAGAGAAAGTGGGAAAGCATAGTGGGTCAAGAAATTGCGGGGAAGGTTCTTGGTGTAGTAGGATTCGGAGCGATTGGCCGGGAAGTTGTCAAAAAAGCTACATGTTTAGGTATGAAAGTTTTGGTCTATGATCCGTTCGTTAGTAAAGATTCCATAAGGTTGTATGAGGCGATTCCTGTTGATGAGTTAGATCAACTGTTGAAAGAAAGCGATATCGTATCCTTACATGTTCCCTTGAATGAAGATACAAGAAACATGATAGGAGAAAGAGAATTGAACCTCATGAAAAGATCTGCTTTTCTAATAAATACTTCTCGAGGAGGATTAGTGGATGAAGCCGCCCTCGTAAAAGCGTTGAAAGAAGGAAGAATAGCGGGAGCGGCTCTCGATGTTTTTCAAGAAGAACCACCAGACCCTAACTCACCGCTCTTTGAATGTCCAAATCTTATCGTAACCGCACACATAGGAGCACACACAAAAGAAGCCATTTATAGAATGAACATGATGGCTGCTCAGTCCGTTGCTGAGTTTTTTAAAGGTAAGGTTCCAAAACATATTGTGAACAAAGAAGTTGTTGATATACTGAAGAGAAAGGGATATCAGGAGGCCTCTTGA
- a CDS encoding SDR family NAD(P)-dependent oxidoreductase produces the protein MNFQGKVVLITGAGSGIGKKAAIMFAERGAKVVVNDISEEKGNDTVKLIKEKGGEAFFVYGDVAKDAEKIVRKTVDVFGRLDILVNNAGIVPYGNIEETSEEDFDRTISINVKGPFLLSKYAVEQMKKQGGGVIVNVSSEAGLVGIPRRCVYSVSKAALIGLTRSLAVDYVGYGIRVNAVCPGTTQSEGLMARVKASPNPEELLRKMTSRIPMGRLGKEEEIAFAILFAACDEAGFMTGSIISIDGGSTAV, from the coding sequence ATGAACTTTCAAGGTAAGGTGGTTTTGATAACGGGAGCCGGATCTGGTATAGGAAAGAAAGCTGCTATTATGTTTGCAGAAAGAGGAGCAAAAGTAGTTGTTAACGATATTTCTGAAGAGAAAGGAAATGATACCGTAAAGTTGATAAAGGAAAAAGGAGGAGAAGCGTTTTTTGTCTACGGGGATGTGGCAAAAGATGCGGAGAAAATCGTGAGAAAGACGGTGGATGTATTCGGCAGACTTGATATTCTTGTGAACAATGCAGGAATTGTACCGTACGGAAACATAGAGGAAACATCAGAGGAAGATTTCGATAGGACCATTTCGATCAATGTTAAGGGGCCGTTCTTGCTTTCTAAGTATGCAGTTGAACAGATGAAAAAACAGGGTGGTGGTGTGATTGTCAACGTTTCATCAGAGGCGGGCCTAGTTGGTATACCCAGAAGATGTGTGTACAGTGTATCAAAAGCTGCCTTGATTGGGCTTACCCGATCGTTGGCAGTTGATTACGTCGGATACGGAATAAGAGTTAACGCTGTCTGCCCTGGAACGACTCAGTCTGAAGGTTTGATGGCGAGGGTGAAGGCATCCCCCAATCCTGAAGAACTTCTGAGGAAGATGACCTCTAGAATACCTATGGGAAGACTCGGAAAAGAGGAAGAAATAGCTTTTGCTATATTGTTTGCAGCGTGTGACGAAGCGGGATTTATGACGGGTAGTATCATATCGATAGATGGGGGTTCTACAGCGGTGTGA
- a CDS encoding DUF542 domain-containing protein — MLERIRENTTLKEIIEAHERLEKVLRKYGFDTCCAKMKNLKDACEDKGLNVGELLKELNRIVDEINEEERIIKEIESKFL, encoded by the coding sequence ATGCTTGAAAGGATAAGGGAAAACACAACTCTCAAAGAGATCATAGAAGCTCATGAGAGGTTGGAAAAAGTTCTCAGGAAGTATGGATTCGATACTTGTTGTGCAAAGATGAAAAATCTGAAAGACGCATGTGAGGATAAAGGATTAAACGTTGGAGAACTTCTAAAGGAGTTAAACAGGATCGTAGATGAGATAAACGAAGAAGAGAGGATAATAAAGGAAATCGAATCTAAATTTTTGTAA
- a CDS encoding cation-translocating P-type ATPase, with amino-acid sequence MGETLKTKENRVANEVKKTFTVTGMTCATCAKTVEKALKKLDGVKFAAVNLATSTGFIVAEREVSFDEIKKTVEEVGYGVSKESPEDVERKRYKESKRNLIFAWLITAPLAVLMLYHMFIAEIPYFTWIEVFAGAFVTFYVGRATIRGAWIALTHRHTNMDTLIFFGAVTSWVTALLDSLGLPVMSFGAIGTMIVAFHITGRFIESYLRDRASKEIKALLKLQAKEARVLTDKGEVMTPIEAVKEGFVVLVKPGERIPVDGVIVEGKSSIDESVVTGESIPVLKEEGGEVIGGSLNLSSPIKIRVTKVGEDTFLSQMIKLIQEAQGSKVPIQALADRITMWFVPAIIILAIASAFVWYFNYESFLPFVEKARSIFPWIIQTSDPLTFSIFVFVATIVIACPCALGLATPMALVTGTGLAAKKGLLIRNAEAIQTSKDIGVVLSDKTGTLTEGRPKVVDHNLSDDLIKIVASIEKNSNHPLAKAISELSQESVPIENVEEIPGEGVKAYYEGNEYFVGKPLDYSRYDSLLSEGKTVVEVRKNDEIVGFLAIEDPIREDSPAAVKRLKEMGIDLVMITGDNEKTAKAVARRLGIEKFHAGVKPSEKLDLVRTYQTHGKKVAMVGDGMNDAAALKGADVGIAIGSGTDLAIDSADIIITKGGISKVVDAIEISRKTFKIIKQNLFWAFFYNVVAIPMAMMGLLHPVIAELAMAFSSITVTVNSMRVRK; translated from the coding sequence ATGGGCGAAACATTGAAAACCAAGGAGAATCGTGTTGCAAATGAAGTGAAAAAGACGTTCACCGTAACAGGTATGACTTGCGCAACGTGCGCGAAAACGGTGGAAAAAGCTTTGAAAAAACTCGACGGAGTGAAATTTGCCGCGGTGAATTTGGCAACGTCCACGGGCTTTATAGTAGCAGAAAGGGAAGTCTCTTTCGATGAAATAAAAAAGACAGTTGAAGAAGTTGGATACGGTGTGAGCAAGGAATCCCCAGAAGATGTCGAGAGGAAACGTTATAAAGAGTCCAAAAGAAATTTGATTTTTGCATGGCTTATCACAGCTCCTCTTGCCGTTCTCATGCTCTATCATATGTTCATCGCTGAAATTCCTTATTTTACTTGGATTGAAGTCTTTGCCGGAGCGTTTGTTACCTTCTATGTGGGAAGGGCAACTATCAGAGGTGCATGGATCGCTTTGACACACAGGCACACGAACATGGATACATTGATCTTTTTCGGTGCTGTGACTTCCTGGGTAACTGCTCTATTGGACAGTTTGGGACTTCCTGTGATGTCTTTTGGAGCAATAGGTACGATGATCGTTGCTTTTCATATCACAGGACGTTTCATAGAATCGTACCTAAGGGACAGAGCAAGCAAAGAGATCAAAGCGCTTCTGAAACTCCAGGCAAAAGAAGCTCGAGTTCTTACGGATAAAGGAGAAGTAATGACTCCTATAGAAGCAGTTAAGGAAGGGTTTGTTGTCTTAGTGAAGCCTGGTGAGAGAATTCCAGTGGATGGTGTGATCGTGGAGGGAAAATCTTCTATAGACGAGTCAGTTGTCACGGGGGAATCCATACCAGTTTTGAAAGAAGAAGGTGGTGAGGTAATAGGAGGTTCACTGAATCTATCCAGCCCCATCAAGATAAGGGTTACAAAGGTTGGAGAAGATACGTTCCTTTCGCAGATGATCAAATTGATTCAGGAGGCCCAAGGGTCAAAAGTTCCAATACAGGCACTCGCCGACAGGATCACCATGTGGTTTGTCCCTGCCATCATCATTCTGGCGATAGCCAGTGCCTTTGTTTGGTATTTTAATTACGAAAGTTTTTTGCCATTCGTGGAGAAGGCAAGATCTATATTTCCTTGGATCATACAGACCAGTGATCCTTTGACATTTTCCATATTCGTTTTCGTTGCCACAATTGTTATAGCATGTCCATGTGCGCTTGGGCTTGCTACTCCTATGGCCCTTGTGACGGGAACAGGCCTTGCCGCAAAGAAAGGTCTTCTCATAAGGAATGCCGAGGCGATACAGACTTCGAAAGATATAGGAGTTGTTCTCTCGGACAAAACGGGGACACTCACTGAAGGGAGACCCAAAGTTGTGGATCATAATCTCTCCGATGATTTGATCAAGATTGTTGCGAGTATAGAGAAAAACTCCAACCATCCTTTAGCAAAAGCTATTTCGGAGCTTTCTCAAGAATCTGTTCCTATAGAGAATGTCGAAGAAATCCCTGGAGAAGGTGTGAAAGCATATTACGAAGGAAATGAATATTTTGTGGGGAAACCTCTTGACTACTCGAGATATGATTCTTTGCTCAGTGAAGGAAAAACCGTTGTTGAAGTGAGGAAAAACGATGAAATTGTAGGATTTCTCGCGATAGAAGATCCAATTCGAGAAGACAGTCCAGCTGCTGTGAAAAGACTCAAAGAAATGGGAATTGATTTGGTCATGATAACTGGGGACAACGAAAAGACCGCGAAAGCAGTTGCCAGGCGTCTTGGGATAGAGAAATTTCATGCGGGTGTGAAACCTTCTGAAAAATTGGATCTTGTAAGAACTTATCAAACTCATGGAAAGAAGGTGGCAATGGTTGGTGACGGAATGAACGATGCGGCTGCTTTAAAAGGTGCGGACGTAGGGATCGCTATAGGTTCGGGAACCGACCTTGCCATCGATAGCGCCGATATCATCATAACAAAGGGTGGCATATCGAAAGTCGTCGATGCCATAGAAATATCCAGGAAAACGTTCAAAATCATAAAGCAAAACTTGTTCTGGGCCTTTTTCTACAACGTGGTGGCTATACCGATGGCGATGATGGGATTGCTTCATCCGGTGATTGCAGAACTCGCAATGGCTTTCAGTTCCATAACTGTGACTGTGAATTCGATGAGGGTCAGAAAATGA
- a CDS encoding carboxymuconolactone decarboxylase family protein, protein MGDFELWRKTFPEVSGAVMRMRNKSFSDGAIPAKYKVLMALLVSVMEKCKPCAQSYYRKALELGATDEEIKEVFEVAITMGACISETWAREVWKYGRNIENQGESCCK, encoded by the coding sequence ATGGGCGACTTCGAGTTATGGAGAAAGACTTTTCCCGAGGTTAGTGGAGCGGTCATGCGAATGAGGAACAAATCTTTTTCCGATGGGGCTATACCTGCGAAATACAAAGTGTTGATGGCGCTCCTTGTGTCTGTTATGGAGAAATGTAAACCTTGCGCCCAGAGTTACTATCGGAAAGCTCTCGAATTGGGAGCCACAGACGAGGAAATAAAAGAAGTTTTCGAGGTAGCTATAACCATGGGAGCCTGCATTTCAGAAACCTGGGCGAGGGAGGTTTGGAAGTATGGGCGAAACATTGAAAACCAAGGAGAATCGTGTTGCAAATGA
- a CDS encoding C4-dicarboxylate TRAP transporter substrate-binding protein has protein sequence MSKKVLLAIVLGVLIVSLTFGAKYTLRFGHVLAPGEPYHQAFLKWAKAVEERTNGDVRIEVFPSSQLGVEEDVIEQIRMGAPVGWNTDSARLGMYVKDIGVMNLAYFIDFMGAKTPEEVIKTLKKIKQSPTMQKWLKDLEQRFGIKVLSFYWVQGYRHFVTNKPIRKPEDLSGLRIRTPGAPAWQESIRALGAVPVAINFGEIYTAVQTKAVDGAELTYANVYNGGLYEVLKYMSETGHFLLINFEIVSADWFNSLPPEYQKIVEEEMDKAGIEVSLKIMKELEEEYKQKCIEKGMTVIPASEIDREAFMERAKQAYKKLGLEDALNQLIKEVKGE, from the coding sequence ATGAGCAAAAAGGTATTGTTAGCCATTGTTTTGGGAGTATTGATTGTTTCATTAACGTTCGGTGCAAAGTATACCTTAAGATTTGGACACGTGCTCGCTCCAGGAGAACCTTACCATCAGGCGTTCTTGAAATGGGCGAAAGCAGTTGAAGAGAGAACGAATGGAGATGTTAGAATCGAGGTTTTCCCGAGTTCACAGCTCGGAGTCGAAGAGGATGTTATCGAACAGATCAGGATGGGAGCACCGGTTGGTTGGAACACAGATTCTGCAAGACTTGGGATGTATGTTAAAGATATAGGAGTAATGAATCTCGCGTACTTCATCGATTTCATGGGTGCAAAGACGCCCGAAGAGGTGATAAAGACATTGAAGAAAATCAAACAATCACCAACTATGCAAAAGTGGTTGAAAGACCTAGAGCAAAGGTTTGGTATCAAGGTATTGTCCTTTTACTGGGTACAAGGATACAGACATTTTGTGACAAACAAACCTATCAGAAAACCGGAAGATCTGAGTGGTTTGAGAATAAGAACCCCTGGAGCCCCCGCTTGGCAAGAATCTATAAGAGCACTCGGTGCGGTTCCTGTAGCTATCAATTTCGGAGAGATCTATACGGCAGTTCAAACCAAAGCTGTTGATGGGGCAGAACTCACCTATGCAAATGTTTACAACGGTGGTCTATACGAGGTTTTGAAGTACATGTCTGAAACTGGTCATTTCCTCCTCATAAACTTCGAAATTGTCAGTGCAGATTGGTTCAACAGTTTGCCACCGGAATATCAGAAAATAGTCGAAGAAGAGATGGATAAAGCGGGAATAGAAGTATCGCTCAAGATCATGAAAGAACTCGAAGAAGAGTACAAGCAGAAATGTATAGAAAAGGGTATGACTGTTATACCCGCTTCTGAAATCGATAGAGAAGCTTTCATGGAGAGGGCGAAACAAGCGTACAAGAAGTTAGGACTCGAAGATGCACTAAATCAGTTAATCAAGGAAGTGAAAGGAGAGTGA